TGTCTAAAATTTTTGCCCAACAGGATGCAAATTCATCAGATGTGCAAAGTGGGAAGGTGAGAGATTCTGCAGATCTTCTATTCACAGCCTGTAGCAGGACAACACATCCTTCAAATGACACATGTAAAATAAACTCAAAGGTAACTTTTGCTTTAAGTGCAAACACAGCAGTTAATACTTTACtgattgattttaattttattatgatTGATTTAGCAAAATATTATATGCACTATGTGATGGTTTGATTTCAGTCCCTTGGCAACCATGATTAGcgcaataaatattttaaaacttgtgTGGTTCTTTAACTAAATCCTACATTCTTCTGTTTCAGAATATTGAAGGTGATTTGGAACACCAGAGGGATCATATAGATGTTGGACCTAAACAGTAAGAAGTTTGTGTTGTTGATTTAAAAACTGATGTAGCCTAATTTTCATTGCTTCGAAGGtaattgaaataaagttcagaggaaacacaatattttaaaGGTACTGGGGTAATTGGTTTTAATGCTGGGAATGTTTGAAAACTGAGATAGATTCACAGTGTTTGAATAAGCAAGGTATCAGGCAATATCCAGGTTGAGAAATCCCCcatcatttttttccataaaactTTACTAATTAAAACTACTCTCATCTTCCTTGTCAGTGCTCTAGGTTTAGATTATGACTCCTCCAGTGAATCTGATGATTCTTAGCACAGTTAATATCTATAGGACTCAATGCAGAACTTGAGAATAAATATCAGGCATCAGAACAAAACAGGGTAAGTTAGGTGAAGATGGCTCTACCTCAGGTATCTGGGTTACTTTCAATACTATTGAAACTACCTGGAAGGAAAAAGAACTAGATATACATAATATTGttacatatacatgtacatgcttACTCAATGCATTACTTAGAAAGTGCAAGAAGGAAAGAGATTGtggaatgaaattttatttcatttattctaTTTATTTGTCTACAGTATATACAAGATATAACATTGTAAACTAATAttatacaaaggaaaaaatattttttctgtgtCTAAGAGGTATAAactgttattttcatcaacTATTCAGTCTTACACCATGATCTCAGCTGGTGATGGCAGATGCAATTTTATATAAATTTGTTTGCCCTACAGTTTTTCAAACAGTTGTTTATTGTTTCCATGGAAACAACAAATGCAGTTCCCATAAGTGACATTTCttattctctttttcaggtTCTGCAGTTTCTTTGGGATCTTTAGACACACAAAAACTGCACTATAATTTCAAATGTTTgataaagtttttatttctaGTAACCTTTATTtgtaaagacaaacaaacaaagacaaTTGATACAAGTACATGAAAGATAATTCTTAATTGTATTAGGAAATTATGCTagatttgaaaataactttgtaaataaatgtaaaaagcaaaataagaaagagaaaaaaatatactgtTAATACTAGAACTATTTTCTGCATCCTTGGAAATGGCTGAAAATCAGCTGCATAATTTGAATCTTAATCCTTGCTATGAGAGAATGTCAATTTGTgtcattttgaacattttcttttgagtgtAGTATCATTAAAAGAATACTCTAGGACATATTTTTGCAAGATCTGTCACCCATAGTTTTTTTGTCCCCCAAATTCTGTATTCCAAAGAATTGtcctcaaatattttttatccCTGCATTTTATCTTTGACAATAGTTAGTAGATCCTAGTGCATGCCTCAACCTTTTCCTGAGAGCCAGTACTTTATGATTGCTCTCTCTGCAATTGTTGTACTCGAGACAGGCTTTGTCTCTCCTCTTCCATGACTGAAAAGCTAATTTACGTGTGTCGCTTATTTTTGAGAAACCAGTTTTAAACTACCTTAGTCAAAACGCTGTAGGACTACCCCAAACCGTGAATACATCACAAGCAGTGAGGAAACGAGCCCCAAAGTAGCGATGCGAACATTTCACGGCCACGGTTCTTATTATTTGTTAAGGAAATCATTGTAGTCGCGAACGGCCGCCCGAAATTTATTACTAATAGATGACTAAAGTAACACTTTCATGGTAAGGGGAGCTTTAAAATCAATCATTTATCGATGACTTTGTCGTCTTTACCACAGCAAGTGGAACGTGGTGGAATCACTATGCACTGCGAGACAAGCCTTACTTTATGGTCACGCAATCGTTTGGGTTGAAATTGCCGAACTAAACCAAATATGCAGTAAGCAGTGATATCTTTTATGTAACACTGATTGGCGAACGCAAAATGTGCTTAAAGGGCCTTAACTTCATCATTCATATTAGTTTTAAAGAAATAGCTTTTGCAAGCAGCGAGAAAATTTGAGGTAGCTAGGTTGAGAGTTTGTAAACATCGATGGACGATTGAATAAAGACTAGACTAGTTATGAAACGGAAAACGTCGGTAAACTGTGCACTCAAAAGTGcgaagaaagaaatatttattccaCAGAATTTGGAAGCTTAAAAGTAAGTATCACGCTCCTTTTATGTCAATCCGTTTTTGAAACCTCTTGAGTTCTTCATTATGTTAAAAGTTTATGTTGCTAAAAATAGGATTTACGTGACTCTCCGTGACAACGGGAAGTGATGGGAACTGCCACGTCAATAATAACTGCGTAGCTCTGTGGACAGCTGAAACCTAGcgtaacaaaatgaaaaacaccAGTTCTCGCGTTAAGCGCCAGTAATCGATGTCATCCACTGTCGTagcacacacaaaaacaacCAAGTCTGAAATTCATTTTCAGGTAAACGACGAAATAATGCGAGGCGAAGCAAACGAAAAATCTGAGGATTTTATTTCCGGCTTAGCTACAGATACGGACAGCTTTCTTGAAGCAGCTACTTACCCAGTCAAATTTTTGATTAAGTTATATCAAACTACAATCATGGAAAGAGAAATGCAAGAAATAACAGTTCAACCGTCAAAAGCACGAGCTGATGTAGGGAAAAGATTGATCGTCAGGGAACTTTCCATATCGGAATTTGGTTTCCAAGAGCTACCGGTAACTAGGATTTAGTTAATCTATCTTTCTAAAGCAGTTTTGTAGTTTAATTGCAGCTACTATGATCAGTGTTTTAATGATGGAAATAATTATGTAATCTTGTATTTTAACTGATTGTTTAGTCAAACGTCTGCTCAGCAACTCCCAAGTTCGAAGAAGAGTTAAATTCGAGTAGTGTCTTACTTAGTAATGTTTACTGGCATGAAGTTTAAATTAATCAATGTATTTCCAAAATTCTGTACAtcgtttttaattatttatctaTTATTTAGCCAAAAACtacaactaatttttaaatTGAGGTACTTGAATTTCAAAACACCAAGGCCAGCAGATTAATTGACAATCTTGACTCATGGAATCTGTTGAAATCTAAAATGTGTTCATTGCAGGTAAACTTACAACTCAATATATTCTCATACTTGGATGCAAGATCACTTTGCACAGCTGCGTCAACATGCCACTATTGGAACATGCTCAGTGAAGACAAGGTACTCTGGATGAACTTGTTGCAACGTGACATGCACAAGTGGAGCACTATGGGATATCAATCATGTCCATCAACTTACATGGAGGCAAGATCAGATTTATCTTTGAAACAAATGTGAGTGAGACAATATGCATCACAGTCAAGCATAATATTTGTTGCTTCTTCgtagataaaaaaattttgatttgatggCAAGACTGGGTGAATACAATCAAAGTTAATTCACTCCCTTTCTTGTGTCCCTGCTGAGCCAGAAGATGTAAAATTTGATAATAGTTTCATCTCGTAGTGTGCAATTAGAGAAGCACTACACCTTAACccttaattcccaagatctgattgttaattctcccctctagctgctacacatttccttgtaaattggttacgcAAATTTGATGTTcaatcaaggtaacaacttgtacctgatgagttttagtattctcactacctgtttgttggataatttatggatattatagggagaagttacatgttaatcacttctgagatttaagggttaaaagtcaCTTAATGCTTCAAAAAGCTGGTTAATTtactttgctttgaaatttaagGGGTCACTCTCAATTGAGAGGACATGCATCTCTCTTCATTCTCCTGTTACTTACTTGTATATAAGGTTTGCAGAACTATACTTTTCACTCTTATAAGAAATAGCCATATATGAGTTGATTGACACTAATTACATATGCATTAAGTACTGTTCTCTTTTTCTTGGTAGATACTTAAGGTGCTGTCCAGAGTGCAGATCCTTAAGAAAAACCAGAGAGTCTTTCAAGTCAATAATCTTCTACAACCTGCAAAACTTGTCCtcctttttcaagaaaagatcACCCCGTTTAGTCATGTTTGGTCCTGGGTTGGAGTCAGACACCAAGGGACTTGTGCGTGAACTATTATGGGATAAAAAGTCACCATTTGAAGTGACAGGAATGTTCCCTGGACAGTTTGAAGGTATTTACACCTTCTTTGGTTGATGTTATtgtgaagtgaaaaaaatttgtttt
This is a stretch of genomic DNA from Pocillopora verrucosa isolate sample1 chromosome 12, ASM3666991v2, whole genome shotgun sequence. It encodes these proteins:
- the LOC131781330 gene encoding F-box only protein 4-like, whose amino-acid sequence is MSSTVVAHTKTTKSEIHFQVNDEIMRGEANEKSEDFISGLATDTDSFLEAATYPVKFLIKLYQTTIMEREMQEITVQPSKARADVGKRLIVRELSISEFGFQELPVNLQLNIFSYLDARSLCTAASTCHYWNMLSEDKVLWMNLLQRDMHKWSTMGYQSCPSTYMEARSDLSLKQIYLRCCPECRSLRKTRESFKSIIFYNLQNLSSFFKKRSPRLVMFGPGLESDTKGLVRELLWDKKSPFEVTGMFPGQFEGVGSGVCLSFENMELNLITLYASNKKEREANVRLGRPRSSKLLASTENANNNEDDKDHESQFQSHSTELSHPVRELCKTVNAFIYVVDSSADSDRVNVGDVELSAMMNENWTQVKAPLLVLSCVEKEITPSLSCATVVELLQLRQLNRPWQVNSACVENLDGVLPGIKWLLNSAS